In Archocentrus centrarchus isolate MPI-CPG fArcCen1 chromosome 16, fArcCen1, whole genome shotgun sequence, a single window of DNA contains:
- the LOC115793877 gene encoding C3a anaphylatoxin chemotactic receptor-like yields the protein MGMGQSALDAASKHIQTASIVIYCLIIILGTLGNSLVIYVTGFKMKKTVDSVWFLNLAIADFLFVSFLIFSVISLSQNHQWPFGAFMCKLNNFVSVVNMFASIFTLTAMSLDRCLSVWVVVWAHNKRTVCKAQLISAAIWMTATVCSTPYATFRTVWESNGSRFCGYSANMTREQKWSLYTFRFVMGFLIPFLVIFVSYVAIGIRAMRIQRTRTRRSRRIIFSIIFAFFICWLPFHVFNFIELKARTNQDLWGIVRIMGPLTVSLAFLNSCLNPILYVFMCDEFKKKLQKSICFVLESALAEDYLSFMSTRSISSTFSRISRKSDAAATLENIDPNAFESFTESKAVTAETPRSE from the exons ATGGGGATGG GTCAGTCTGCACTGGATGCAGCTtccaaacacatccaaacagCCTCCATTGTCATCTACTGCTTGATAATTATACTTGGAACTCTGGGCAACAGTCTGGTCATCTATGTGACAGGCTtcaaaatgaagaaaacagtCGACTCAGTTTGGTTTCTCAACCTGGCCATAGCTGACTTCCTCTTTGTGTCCTTCCTGATTTTCTCAgtaatttctctctctcagaATCACCAGTGGCCCTTTGGAGCATTCATGTGCAAGCTCAACAACTTTGTGAGTGTAGTCAACATGTTTGCCAGTATCTTCACTCTGACAGCCATGAGTCTGGATCGTTGCTTGTCCGTCTGGGTGGTGGTGTGGGCACACAACAAGCGCACAGTCTGCAAAGCTCAGCTCATATCAGCTGCTATCTGGATGACTGCTACTGTCTGCAGCACCCCTTATGCCACTTTTCGCACTGTTTGGGAAAGCAATGGGTCAAGATTCTGTGGTTATTCTGCAAACATGACACGTGAACAAAAATGGAGTCTCTACACTTTTCGCTTTGTTATGGGCTTTTTGATCCCATTCCTGGTAATATTTGTCTCTTATGTGGCCATAGGCATTCGTGCAATGCGCATTCAGAGAACAAGGACACGGAGGTCTCGCAGAATCATTTTCTCCATCATTTTTGCATTCTTCATCTGCTGGTTGCCATTCCATGTTTTCAATTTTATAGAATTGAAGGCTAGGACTAACCAAGACCTCTGGGGCATTGTTAGAATTATGGGTCCTCTGACTGTGAGTCTGGCCTTTCTGAACAGCTGCCTGAACCCCATCCTCTATGTTTTCATGTGTGATGAATTCAAGAAGAAGCTTCAGAAATCCATATGTTTTGTGCTCGAGAGTGCCCTGGCAGAGGACTATTTGTCATTTATGTCCACTCGCTCCATATCATCAACCTTTTCAAGGATTTCCCGAAAATCAGATGCTGCTGCAACTTTAGAGAACATAGACCCAAATGCTTTTGAATCCTTCACAGAAAGCAAAGCGGTCACTGCAGAGACACCCAGGTCTGAATAA